The following are encoded together in the Chiroxiphia lanceolata isolate bChiLan1 chromosome 8, bChiLan1.pri, whole genome shotgun sequence genome:
- the MYPN gene encoding myopalladin isoform X2 gives MTGDQHSLIIVEAFEEDTGRYSCFASNIYGTDSTSAEIYIEGISSSDSEGEITTNEMDHKPRTADTSVNAASPAVRTATKHQETSKAPPAVIQPVSVPVQTVPTSVNPAQSPTNYLQGLDGRPIIAAPVFTKMLQDISASEGQLVVFECRVKGAPSPKVEWYREGTLIEDSPDFRILQKKPRSMAEPEEICTLVIAEVFSEDSGTFTCTANNKYGTVSSTAHLTVRASEDSSNAATLHTTSSIDFVATEHQPPPHAPSPHGTNQTPKPKLEGVLVNHNEPRSSSKIGLRVHFKLPEDEKGSESSSEDGLGATNQIRPNHFPEKINGQPVKITEPTSPSKEPPPVLAKPKLDQSQLKQLHNQVLLEQQQVHQASLRELSFNTVSLNSATSLHQQSTSTLYKQSSASASQAFGYTRPKQFLPSQTSPPASSLASSSLAAFSNVPQATQRTNNMENFTGNPPPAQSRSLGGFTSKSEQSLPSPKEPAVPPLTLSTSSVKHFQPQTVAPAPISPTGRIQNPVAFLSAVLPSLPAGPSTNAMGLPRSTPAIPSQGSTKKNLKPLPLATSDSIRENKAALVKDLERKLRFREDANQHSSQQEYKISSFEQRLMNEIEFRLERTPVDESDDEVQHEEIPTGKYIAPIFDKRLKHFRVMEGSPIIFTCKIVGIPVPKVYWFKDGKQISKKNTHFKMNREEDGTCSLHIEAATNDDDGNYTIMAANPQGRISCSGHLMVQSVPLRSRISTTQPHRTRPRVPEGDKEAVQERFFRPYFLQAPGDMVAHEGRLCRLDCKVSGLPTPDLTWLLNGKPVLPDGTHKMLVRETGVHSLLIDPLSQNDAGTYTCLATNKTGQNSFSLELTVVAKEVKRAPMFLEKLQNCGVPEGYPVRLECRVVGMPPPVFYWKKDNETLPSNRERMSMHQDTTGYVCLLIQPAKKADAGWYTLSAKNEAGIISCTARLDIYAQWHRQIPQPLKLRPGGSRYANLTSQGLDIFPAFPTPESPLLFSTPSQKLVESEEL, from the exons gAATCTCTTCTTCTGACTCTGAAGGTGAAATCACCACAAACGAAATGGATCA CAAACCAAGGACAGCAGACACCTCAGTGAATGCAGCATCCCCTGCTGTCAGAACTGCAACCAAGCATCAAGAAACCTCCAAGGCACCACCAGCTGTGATCCAGCCTGTGTCTGTACCTGTCCAGACTGTGCCAACATCAGTTAATCCG GCCCAAAGCCCCACTAACTATTTACAAGGACTGGATGGAAGACCTATAATTGCTGCTCCTGTATTTACAAAG ATGTTACAGGATATTTCAGCTTCTGAGGGGCAGCTTGTTGTCTTTGAATGTCGGGTGAAAGGAGCTCCTTCCCCAAAGGTTGAATGGTATAGAGAAGGAACACTGATAGAAGATTCTCCAGATTTTAGGATATTACAGAAAA AACCACGATCTATGGCTGAACCAG AGGAAATTTGTACTCTCGTTATTGCTGAAGTATTTTCAGAAGATTCTGGCACTTTCACCTGTACTGCAAACAATAAATATGGCACAGTATCCAGTACAGCACATCTCACTGTCAGAG CATCCGAAGACAGCAGCAATGCTGCCACCCTTCACACCACAAGCTCCATCGACTTTGTTGCTACTGAACACCAACCTCCCCCACACGCTCCTTCCCCCCACGGAACAAACCAAACACCTAAACCTAAACTTGAAGGTGTTCTCGTGAACCACAACGAACCCAGATCGAGTTCCAAGATAGGGCTCCGCGTGCACTTCAAGCTGCCTGAAGATGAGAAAGGAAGCGAATCATCATCAGAGGATGGACTCGGTGCTACAAACCAAATCAGACCCAACCATTTCCCAGAGAAGATAAATGGACAGCCAGTGAAAATAACTGAGCCAACTTCACCATCCAAGGAACCTCCCCCGGTACTGGCTAAACCAAAGCT TGATCAGAGCCAGTTAAAACAGCTCCACAACCAGGTCTTGCTTGAACAGCAGCAGGTGCATCAGGCATCTCTAAGAGAGCTATCATTCAACACGGTTTCATTGAATTCTGCTACTTCACTCCACCAACAGTCCACCTCAACTCTGTACAAGCAAAGCTCAGCCTCTGCTTCACAAGCTTTTGGCTACACCCGCCCTAAGCAGTTCCTGCCATCCCAAACCTCACCACCGGCCAGCTCCTTGGCCAGCTCCTCCCTTGCAGCATTCAGCAACGTCCCTCAAGCAACTCAGAGAACAAACAACATGGAAAATTTCACAGGAAATCCCCCACCTGCCCAATCGAGGTCTTTGGGAGGGTTTACAAGCAAAAGCGAACAGTCTCTCCCAAGCCCCAAAGAACCCGCGGTGCCTCCGTTAACACTCTCTACATCCAGCGTAAAACACTTCCAGCCACAGACTGTGGCTCCTGCTCCCATCTCCCCGACTGGACGGATTCAGAATCCAGTGGCTTTCCTTAGTGCTGTTCTTCCCTCGCTTCCTGCTGGGCCATCAACCAACGCCATGGGCCTGCCCAGAAGTACTCCAGCCAT ccCATCCCAGGGatcaacaaagaaaaatctgaagccTCTGCCATTAGCAACAAGTGATTCCATTCGGGAAAATAAAGCTGCTCTTGTAAAGGACCTGGAAAGAAAACTGCGTTTCAGAGAGGATGCTAATCAACACAGTAGTCAGCAG GAATACAAGATTTCAAGCTTTGAGCAGAGGCTGATGAACGAAATAGAATTTCGCCTGGAACGAACCCCGGTGGATGAATCAGACGATGAAGTCCAACACGAGGAAATCCCTACAGGCAAATACATAGCACCCATCTTTGATAAGAGACTCAAACATTTCCGGGTAATGGAAGGATCCCCTATCATATTTACCTGCAAAATAGTTGGAATACCTGTTCCTAAG GTGTACTGGTTCAAGGATGGTAAGCAGATCTCAAAGAAAAACACGCATTTCAAAATGAACAGAGAAGAAGATGGAACATGCTCTTTACATATTGAAGCTGCAACCAACGATGATGATGGCAACTATACTATTATGGCTGCAAACCCACAA GGGAGAATCAGTTGTTCAGGCCACCTGATGGTTCAAAGTGTCCCTCTGCGGAGCCGAATATCAACAACTCAACCTCacag AACACGACCCCGAGTGCCAGAAGGAGACAAAGAGGCAGTTCAAGAACGCTTTTTCAGGCCGTACTTTCTACAGGCTCCAGGTGACATGGTAGCACATGAAGGGCGACTTTGTAGGTTGGATTGTAAG GTGAGTGGGTTACCAACTCCAGACCTGACGTGGCTCCTCAATGGCAAACCTGTGCTACCAGACGGCACCCACAAGATGCTGGTCAGAGAGACTGGGGTTCACTCTCTACTGATTGATCCTCTCTCCCAAAACGATGCTGGAACTTACACCTGCCTTGCCACTAATAAAACAGGACAAAATTCATTCAGTCTGGAGCTCACTGTTGTAG CAAAGGAAGTAAAAAGAGCCCCCATGTTCTTGGAGAAGCTTCAGAACTGTGGTGTTCCAGAAGGGTACCCCGTCAGATTAGAGTGCAGAGTTGTGGGAATGCCACCCCCCGTATTTTACTGGAAGAAGGATAATGAGACTCTGCCATCAAACAGAGAGAGGATGAG CATGCATCAAGACACAACAGGGTATGTCTGCCTCCTCATCCAGCCTGCCAAGAAAGCAGATGCTGGCTGGTACACCTTGTCTGCAAAAAACGAAGCTGGTATCATCTCTTGCACTGCTCGACTTGACATATACG CTCAGTGGCACCGCCAAATTCCACAACCGCTCAAGCTCCGCCCCGGTGGCAGCCGGTACGCAAACCTCACCAGCCAAGGACTCGAcatcttccctgccttcccaacTCCTGAGAGTCCTCTGCTCTTCTCAACCCCATCCCAAAAGTTGGTGGAGAGTGAAgaactttga
- the ATOH7 gene encoding protein atonal homolog 7 produces the protein MKTCKSSHSDSGVESDMQCGSGAGCVVKCSSERMENAAKRRLAANARERRRMQGLNTAFDRLRKVVPQWGQDKKLSKYETLQMALSYIMALTRILAEAERYSTEREWISLHCEHFHPESYHHYTGQKLATDSDPYAQRIFSYHPEHFQTAN, from the coding sequence ATGAAAACCTGTAAATCCAGTCACTCGGATTCAGGTGTGGAATCAGACATGCAGTGCGGGAGTGGAGCCGGCTGTGTTGTGAAGTGCAGTTCGGAAAGGATGGAGAACGCTGCCAAGAGAAGACTGGCTGCCAACGCCCGGGAGAGACGACGGATGCAAGGACTGAACACGGCCTTTGATCGCTTGAGGAAAGTGGTCCCGCAGTGGGGTCAGGATAAGAAGCTGTCCAAGTATGAGACCCTGCAGATGGCCCTGAGTTATATCATGGCTCTCACCAGAATCCTTGCTGAAGCAGAAAGGTACAGTACTGAACGGGAATGGATTAGCCTGCACTGTGAGCACTTCCACCCCGAGAGCTACCACCATTACACGGGACAGAAACTGGCCACGGACAGCGATCCGTACGCACAGCGGATCTTCAGCTACCACCCGGAACACTTTCAAACAGCTAATTAG